The genomic DNA TTAACTTCATGGTTAGTCGATAGAATTCATGGCTAGGGCAGTGAGCATCAATCCGCACAACTGCTTCCAGATGCCTGATCCTTCGTTCTCTATTTCTGCCATAGTGTCTGAGCAAATCTTAAACGCAATTTCAGTGATCGCCCTCCAAATTCATCAGTCCGTGGCGCTGGAGGAAATTTTCCAGAATGCTGTCACGGTCATTCGAGGGACACTCTACACCGATCGCGGGATCATTTGTCGTAGCCAACCCGATGGCAGTGGTGAAGTCTCCTTTGAGTCTGTGGGGGCGGGCTGGACACCGATGCTGGGGCAGATGATCTCTGCTCCCTGCTTCAACGCTCTGGGGATCGATCGGGAGCGGCAGGAACCAGACAACACGATCTCAGACCTAGCAGACAGAGACATCAATCCTGGCTGGGCAGCCTTCGTCACCCAGTTCCAGGGGCAGGCACCGCTAGCGGTGCCCATTATCGCCCAGGGCGATCGCTGGGGATGGCTGATGGTTCACCATTGTCAGTGTCAGCGATCGTGGCAATCGGTAGAGGTGCAATTTCTGCAACAGATGGCAGTACAGCTAGGCATTGCCCTGTACCAGGCAGCCCTGCACCAGCAACTTGACCAAGGGCACTCAACCTCCACTGCAAGTGCAGAAAATACGCTCCGGCAACGCGCAGAAAAAGAACAGGCACTGAATCAAGTGGTGCGGGCAATTTCTCAGTCTCTGGATTTGAATATCATTTTTTCTACAGCGACGACTGAAATTGCCCAACTTCTGCAAGTGGATCGGACAACCATTGAACAATATTTACCAGAGCGCAGGTGTTGGCAGGTGATTGCTGAATATCGACAACATCCCGATCTGCCAATGACGCTAGGGCTTGAAATCCCAGATGAAGAGAATCCGATAACGGTTCAACTGAAGCAGGTTAAGCGAGTCAATGTTAGAGGATGTTTTAAAAGGTTTTTTGGGTCAGATTTTATGCTAACTGCCTCACCATGATTCGTATCATG from Neosynechococcus sphagnicola sy1 includes the following:
- a CDS encoding GAF domain-containing protein — encoded protein: MSEQILNAISVIALQIHQSVALEEIFQNAVTVIRGTLYTDRGIICRSQPDGSGEVSFESVGAGWTPMLGQMISAPCFNALGIDRERQEPDNTISDLADRDINPGWAAFVTQFQGQAPLAVPIIAQGDRWGWLMVHHCQCQRSWQSVEVQFLQQMAVQLGIALYQAALHQQLDQGHSTSTASAENTLRQRAEKEQALNQVVRAISQSLDLNIIFSTATTEIAQLLQVDRTTIEQYLPERRCWQVIAEYRQHPDLPMTLGLEIPDEENPITVQLKQVKRVNVRGCFKRFFGSDFMLTASP